In Thalassotalea sp. Sam97, a single window of DNA contains:
- the folE2 gene encoding GTP cyclohydrolase FolE2, whose translation MPTSMPDIANQTAAQTEGTLDRVGMGNIEMPIMLAAKDEAERVINAHIDAFVNLTQPKAKGIHMSRLYLALDDLASNSVLNYPSLVSLLNDFITSHEDLSDTAYVKFAFDYPIRREALLSGKKGWRVYPAAIIGKLEKGVLDIELSIDIAYSSTCPCSAALARQLIQKSFADKFAGQAQVDNEDVHAWLGTTEGIVATPHSQRSIAEIKVKLNSQVDSFPITDIVDTVEAALQTPVQSAVKREDEQEFARLNGQNLMFCEDAARRVQHAMNLIDGYDDFWVKINHLESLHAHDAVAVTTKGIAGGYQP comes from the coding sequence ATGCCAACATCAATGCCAGATATCGCTAATCAAACAGCGGCACAAACCGAAGGCACACTCGACAGAGTGGGCATGGGTAATATTGAAATGCCTATCATGTTAGCGGCGAAAGATGAAGCTGAGCGCGTCATTAATGCGCATATTGACGCATTTGTTAACTTAACGCAGCCAAAAGCCAAAGGCATTCATATGTCTCGTTTGTATTTGGCGTTGGATGATCTTGCCAGTAATAGTGTCCTAAACTACCCGTCACTGGTGTCGTTATTAAACGACTTCATTACTTCGCATGAAGACTTAAGTGATACCGCCTACGTTAAGTTTGCCTTTGATTATCCAATCCGTCGCGAAGCGTTATTAAGTGGTAAGAAAGGTTGGCGTGTATACCCAGCTGCCATTATCGGTAAGTTAGAAAAAGGCGTATTAGATATTGAGCTATCTATCGATATCGCCTATTCATCGACTTGTCCGTGTTCAGCAGCTCTAGCACGTCAACTAATTCAAAAATCGTTTGCTGATAAATTTGCTGGTCAAGCTCAGGTGGACAATGAAGATGTTCACGCATGGCTGGGCACTACTGAAGGTATTGTTGCGACGCCGCATTCACAACGTTCGATTGCTGAAATTAAAGTAAAACTTAACTCGCAAGTAGACTCGTTTCCAATTACCGATATCGTCGATACCGTTGAAGCTGCGCTGCAGACACCGGTGCAATCAGCAGTAAAACGTGAAGACGAGCAAGAATTTGCCCGCCTCAATGGTCAAAACCTAATGTTCTGTGAAGATGCCGCTCGTCGCGTACAACACGCAATGAACTTAATCGATGGCTATGATGATTTTTGGGTTAAAATTAACCATCTTGAATCATTACATGCGCATGATGCGGTAGCGGTAACCACCAAAGGTATCGCTGGCGGTTACCAACCATAA
- a CDS encoding TerB family tellurite resistance protein, which produces MINRIRVFFKSLQTDTVISSAMSIEIATAVLLLEVVHADQQIHENEKTQMVTLLQQHFALTKADVEEILSQAEDEALHAHDLYKYTSLINGQFELADRIKIVEILWQLAYSDGHLDVIEEHIIRRIADLLHLRHGEYIQCKLKVQNQLGEHC; this is translated from the coding sequence ATGATCAATAGAATTAGGGTCTTTTTTAAATCACTTCAAACAGATACGGTGATCAGTAGTGCCATGTCTATCGAAATTGCTACTGCCGTTTTATTATTGGAAGTGGTCCATGCCGATCAGCAAATACATGAAAATGAAAAAACACAAATGGTCACGTTATTACAACAGCATTTTGCATTGACCAAGGCCGATGTGGAAGAAATATTATCGCAGGCAGAAGATGAAGCGTTACATGCGCATGACCTATATAAATACACCTCATTAATCAACGGCCAATTTGAACTAGCTGATCGCATAAAAATTGTCGAGATTCTTTGGCAGTTAGCCTATAGCGACGGCCACCTCGATGTTATCGAAGAGCATATAATTCGTCGTATTGCCGATTTATTGCATCTACGTCACGGTGAGTACATCCAATGTAAGTTAAAAGTTCAGAATCAATTGGGCGAGCATTGTTAA
- the dapA gene encoding 4-hydroxy-tetrahydrodipicolinate synthase: MTTFQLDDFSLWTALVTPFDEQGQVDFASLKSVVAQQERANNGILICGSTGEGLAIEPEQQYEIVKFVCDLQPTVPLMVAVGGSNLTQQQEWIKRCNQLPVHCYLLTAPLYTKPGVVGQTEWFKALMDAALLPCMIYNVPSRTGASIPVQAVANLAQHPNLWAMKEASGDINEFLAYVEAAPNLKMYSGEDGLMPYLASAGAVGLVSVCANAWPEATNLYVRKSLAGETQGLFPTWYNAVSALFEVANPIPVKVLMHKQGQISTPVLRAPLTHRELPSHTNLQTADEAISAWYKNVTA, encoded by the coding sequence ATGACAACTTTTCAACTTGATGACTTTTCTTTGTGGACCGCATTGGTAACGCCGTTTGATGAACAAGGCCAAGTAGACTTTGCCAGCCTAAAAAGCGTCGTTGCTCAACAAGAGCGAGCCAACAATGGTATTTTAATTTGTGGTAGTACGGGCGAAGGACTTGCCATTGAGCCAGAGCAACAATACGAAATCGTTAAGTTTGTATGTGACTTGCAGCCAACAGTACCGCTAATGGTCGCTGTTGGCGGCTCTAACCTTACACAACAGCAAGAATGGATCAAACGTTGTAATCAATTGCCTGTGCACTGCTATTTACTTACTGCACCGCTATATACAAAACCAGGTGTAGTGGGACAAACTGAGTGGTTTAAGGCGCTAATGGATGCCGCGTTATTACCGTGCATGATTTATAACGTGCCATCACGAACTGGCGCGAGCATCCCTGTACAGGCGGTTGCAAACCTCGCTCAGCATCCAAATCTTTGGGCGATGAAAGAAGCTAGCGGTGATATCAATGAGTTTCTTGCCTATGTTGAGGCAGCCCCCAACCTAAAAATGTACTCAGGTGAAGATGGCTTGATGCCATATTTAGCCTCAGCGGGGGCTGTAGGGTTGGTTTCGGTATGCGCTAATGCTTGGCCTGAGGCAACTAACTTGTACGTGCGTAAATCACTGGCCGGTGAAACTCAAGGCTTATTTCCAACATGGTACAATGCCGTTAGTGCTTTATTTGAGGTGGCTAACCCTATTCCTGTTAAAGTGTTAATGCACAAACAAGGGCAAATTAGCACACCGGTATTGCGTGCGCCACTAACACATCGCGAATTGCCAAGTCATACTAATCTGCAGACAGCTGATGAGGCTATTAGTGCTTGGTATAAAAACGTCACAGCTTAA
- a CDS encoding metal ABC transporter permease, translating into MLDILLPALVAGLLVLLTHIPLGFQVLQREIIFIDLAIAQVAGLGAVMVAASDIAHHIPMAQYSVAVSFALVGAGAIAVFEKYARQHLEALIGCLYVLSATGAFLLLANDPHGADLLKQVLSGQILWVTFTDLYPHMALYAAALLCFVLRPHWLQGKAFYFMFALIITSSVQMVGVFLVFSCLIIPALATTNLTRYRYLWAYLVGATAFVVGLAASVIWDLPSGASVVWALACCAVIFVSVSKLVRAA; encoded by the coding sequence ATGTTGGATATACTATTACCTGCATTGGTCGCCGGTTTATTGGTATTGCTTACTCACATTCCGCTTGGCTTTCAAGTGCTGCAGCGTGAGATTATTTTTATCGATCTAGCAATTGCTCAAGTTGCTGGGCTAGGTGCGGTTATGGTAGCAGCAAGTGATATTGCTCATCATATCCCTATGGCGCAATATTCGGTTGCAGTGAGTTTTGCGTTAGTTGGTGCGGGAGCGATTGCTGTATTTGAAAAATACGCACGGCAACACTTAGAAGCATTAATTGGTTGTTTGTACGTTCTCTCGGCAACGGGGGCTTTCTTACTGCTCGCTAATGACCCGCATGGCGCAGACTTACTTAAACAAGTTTTGTCTGGGCAAATACTATGGGTCACCTTTACTGATCTGTACCCGCATATGGCGTTGTATGCGGCAGCATTGTTATGTTTTGTTTTACGTCCACACTGGTTGCAAGGCAAAGCGTTTTATTTCATGTTTGCGCTGATCATTACCAGTTCGGTACAGATGGTTGGGGTGTTTTTGGTATTCAGTTGCTTGATTATCCCGGCTTTAGCCACAACAAATTTAACCCGTTATCGTTACCTATGGGCATACCTAGTGGGGGCGACTGCCTTTGTCGTGGGGTTAGCCGCATCAGTGATTTGGGATCTCCCTTCTGGGGCAAGTGTCGTTTGGGCCTTAGCGTGTTGTGCCGTTATCTTTGTTAGTGTGAGTAAACTGGTAAGAGCTGCGTAA
- a CDS encoding methyltransferase: MSLTNPSQLLVRNMHLLEGNNILVIGCPDPLFFQELSEHSPHAQVTSYNINYADHQAIKQQNPDVDCVFSEQYHTINKHDLVIYYFPKSKPEFVMHMAMLSNYLTEQAIVMFVGENKGGVKSVTKLAKPYAARCDKVDSARHCILFEMIFNNQSCDFDLEQWFKSYPLTLNDTTLIVKALPGVFSHSELDIGTKLLLDNLPALSGQVLDFGCGAGVIGCFVKKANPHVRIDMLDVNALAIASAKRTLQENQLEGHVFASNGLQQVTDNYHVVLSNPPFHQGLKTHYFVTEQFLENIKHHMQPKATLTIVANNFLKYAPIIKNALNNYQLIANERGFAIHQAQR, encoded by the coding sequence ATGAGTTTAACTAACCCGTCACAACTTCTTGTTCGCAATATGCATTTACTCGAAGGAAACAATATCTTGGTCATCGGCTGCCCCGATCCATTATTTTTTCAAGAACTAAGTGAACACAGCCCGCATGCCCAAGTGACAAGTTACAACATCAACTATGCCGATCATCAGGCGATTAAACAACAAAACCCAGATGTCGACTGTGTATTTAGCGAGCAATATCACACAATCAATAAGCATGACTTAGTCATCTATTATTTTCCAAAATCAAAGCCTGAATTTGTTATGCACATGGCCATGCTCAGTAATTATTTAACTGAACAGGCTATTGTGATGTTCGTTGGCGAAAACAAAGGTGGGGTCAAGTCCGTTACTAAGCTAGCCAAACCTTATGCAGCGCGTTGTGATAAGGTCGACTCGGCGCGCCACTGTATCTTATTCGAAATGATTTTTAATAATCAAAGCTGCGACTTTGACCTAGAACAATGGTTTAAATCCTACCCATTAACCCTAAATGATACCACTCTGATAGTTAAGGCACTGCCAGGCGTCTTTAGCCATAGTGAACTTGATATTGGCACTAAGTTACTATTAGACAATTTGCCAGCGTTATCGGGACAAGTGCTTGATTTTGGTTGTGGTGCTGGTGTTATCGGTTGTTTCGTAAAAAAAGCCAATCCGCACGTTCGCATCGATATGCTCGATGTAAATGCCCTAGCGATCGCCAGTGCAAAACGTACTCTGCAAGAAAACCAACTTGAGGGTCACGTATTCGCATCCAATGGCTTACAGCAGGTTACTGATAATTACCATGTGGTATTATCAAACCCACCGTTTCATCAGGGTTTAAAAACCCATTACTTCGTTACGGAACAATTTTTAGAAAATATTAAGCATCATATGCAACCTAAAGCGACACTCACCATTGTCGCCAATAACTTTTTAAAGTACGCCCCTATCATCAAGAACGCGTTAAATAACTATCAATTAATCGCCAATGAACGTGGCTTTGCTATTCATCAGGCACAACGATAA
- a CDS encoding S1 RNA-binding domain-containing protein produces the protein MATIGKRNLLTVIKLTDFGAYLDAGELGEVLLPKRFVQPEHQEGEQVDVFIYFDSSDRLVATTEIAKGEVDQFVSLKCIQTNKMGAFLDWGLSKDLLVPFNQQKPRMEEGKYYLVKIYQDKYTDRIAATNKIDRFLDIWPTNYEIGERVNLTIANRTDLGVKAIINDKHWGLIFASEIFKPLRSGMKITGYVKNVRQDGRVDLTLNRTGMSKINDFAPQFIDYLNAHNGFSHIHDKSTPEQINDTFGVSKKTLKSTIGNLLKQGKVSVEANGVRLVVNSKANAKKPANTKTPSSSKAQRQPTQKSGRKPDNKR, from the coding sequence ATGGCCACTATCGGCAAACGCAATTTACTTACTGTCATCAAATTAACCGATTTTGGTGCTTATCTCGATGCCGGTGAACTCGGAGAGGTATTATTACCAAAACGCTTTGTACAGCCTGAACATCAAGAAGGTGAACAAGTTGATGTGTTTATCTACTTCGATTCTAGCGATCGTTTGGTTGCAACCACTGAAATTGCCAAAGGTGAAGTCGATCAGTTTGTTAGCCTAAAATGTATTCAAACCAATAAAATGGGCGCGTTTTTAGATTGGGGCTTGAGTAAAGACTTGTTAGTCCCCTTTAATCAGCAAAAGCCAAGAATGGAAGAAGGCAAGTATTACTTGGTTAAAATCTACCAAGATAAATATACTGACCGAATCGCTGCGACCAATAAAATCGACCGCTTTTTAGATATTTGGCCGACGAACTATGAAATTGGCGAGCGCGTTAACCTAACGATAGCTAACCGCACTGATTTAGGTGTTAAAGCCATTATCAACGACAAACACTGGGGACTGATTTTTGCCAGCGAAATATTTAAACCGTTGCGCTCAGGGATGAAAATAACTGGCTACGTTAAAAACGTGCGCCAAGACGGTCGTGTTGATTTAACCTTAAACCGTACGGGCATGAGCAAAATTAACGACTTTGCGCCACAGTTTATTGATTATCTCAACGCTCATAATGGTTTTTCTCATATCCACGATAAGAGCACACCAGAGCAAATTAACGACACCTTCGGGGTCAGTAAAAAAACTTTAAAAAGCACCATCGGCAACTTGCTAAAACAGGGAAAAGTTAGCGTTGAAGCAAACGGAGTGCGTTTGGTCGTTAATAGCAAAGCTAATGCGAAAAAGCCTGCAAACACGAAAACCCCTAGCAGTTCAAAAGCACAGCGCCAACCAACGCAAAAATCAGGCAGAAAGCCTGATAATAAACGCTAG
- a CDS encoding metal ABC transporter solute-binding protein, Zn/Mn family, with the protein MHTNSKQHNQWGKYLSVTLAACLMLALPARAALNVFACEPEYASLVRELGGELITINSATTAKQDPHFVQARPSLIAKLRRADLLICAGADLEIGWLPMLQMKAGNSAVKVNGSGVLFASDVVENLDVLDRVDASMGDVHAAGNPHVHLDPHRLLQIAKATTEKMQSLDAENADVYQQRFDDFQRRWQQAIARWQQQATPLHGRKVIGYHSSFRYLFDFLAIEQVADLEPKPGLPPTTSHLMSLLSQTKSEDIIAIVYTAYHDDKGANWLASKSAIKALQLPYTVGGNSQSSDLFALMDSHIELLLNAIESRD; encoded by the coding sequence GTGCACACCAATTCTAAGCAACATAACCAATGGGGCAAATATTTGAGCGTGACGCTAGCAGCATGTTTGATGCTAGCGTTGCCTGCTCGCGCGGCATTAAACGTATTTGCCTGTGAGCCGGAATATGCTTCGTTAGTACGTGAACTCGGTGGTGAATTAATTACCATCAATAGTGCAACAACGGCCAAACAGGATCCTCATTTTGTACAGGCTAGGCCAAGCCTTATCGCCAAATTACGTAGAGCCGATTTACTTATTTGTGCTGGTGCCGATTTAGAAATTGGTTGGCTGCCGATGTTGCAAATGAAGGCCGGTAACAGTGCGGTGAAGGTAAACGGTTCAGGGGTGCTTTTCGCATCAGATGTGGTTGAAAACTTAGATGTGCTGGACCGTGTCGATGCGTCTATGGGCGATGTCCATGCGGCAGGTAATCCTCACGTACATTTGGATCCGCATCGTTTATTACAGATCGCTAAAGCGACTACCGAAAAAATGCAAAGCCTTGATGCTGAAAATGCTGATGTCTATCAGCAAAGGTTTGATGATTTTCAGCGCCGTTGGCAACAGGCTATAGCACGTTGGCAACAACAAGCAACACCGTTACATGGACGTAAAGTTATCGGCTACCATTCGTCGTTTCGTTACTTATTCGACTTTTTGGCTATAGAACAGGTAGCTGATTTAGAACCAAAACCAGGGTTACCTCCGACGACGAGTCACTTAATGTCGTTGCTATCACAAACCAAGAGCGAAGATATTATCGCCATTGTTTACACGGCTTATCATGACGATAAAGGTGCTAACTGGCTTGCCAGTAAGTCTGCCATTAAGGCACTGCAATTACCCTATACGGTTGGGGGCAACTCACAAAGTAGTGATCTATTCGCTTTAATGGACAGCCATATCGAGTTACTGTTAAATGCTATTGAATCTCGTGATTGA
- the arcA gene encoding two-component system response regulator ArcA: MINQSQAKILIVEDEEITRINLKNLFEAEGYETFVATDGEEMERQLTERNIDLVLMDINLPGKNGLLLAREIIERNDKGLMFISGRDSEVDKVLGLEIGADDYVTKPFNPRELTIRVRNLLKRLSQVETATPVADTETIRFNDWQLDPNSRQMTSPKGDTFPIPRGEYRALRLLMANRGKIVTRQALIQEMTGRDLRENDRTVDVTIRRLRKHFESDDTSPEFINTIHGEGYRFVGNIEA; encoded by the coding sequence ATGATCAACCAGTCCCAGGCTAAGATTCTTATTGTCGAAGACGAAGAAATTACCCGCATCAACCTGAAAAACCTATTTGAAGCCGAAGGTTATGAAACGTTTGTTGCTACCGATGGTGAAGAAATGGAACGCCAATTAACCGAGCGTAACATTGACTTAGTGTTGATGGATATCAACCTTCCAGGTAAAAATGGCTTATTGCTAGCCCGTGAAATCATCGAACGCAATGATAAAGGTTTGATGTTCATCAGTGGCCGTGATAGCGAAGTAGACAAAGTTCTTGGTCTAGAGATTGGTGCCGACGATTACGTCACCAAGCCATTTAACCCACGCGAATTAACCATTCGTGTACGTAATCTTTTAAAACGTTTAAGCCAGGTAGAAACAGCAACCCCTGTTGCAGACACCGAAACTATCCGTTTTAACGACTGGCAGTTAGATCCAAACTCTCGTCAAATGACGTCTCCTAAAGGTGATACCTTCCCTATTCCTCGTGGTGAATACCGTGCTTTACGCCTACTTATGGCTAATCGCGGAAAAATTGTTACACGTCAGGCGTTAATTCAAGAAATGACGGGCCGTGATTTGCGTGAAAACGATCGTACGGTTGATGTGACCATTCGTCGTTTACGTAAGCATTTTGAGTCAGATGATACTAGCCCTGAATTTATCAACACCATTCACGGTGAAGGCTACCGCTTTGTAGGTAATATCGAAGCCTAA
- a CDS encoding crotonase/enoyl-CoA hydratase family protein: MVTLEIKNTIAFVTLNRPDKLNALNMPMFKQLDSTIKSLRKNRQVRAVIVSGSGASFCSGLDIKAIMNSPSNVIRLLFKWLPWQANLAQRVSYGWRQLPVPVIFAIHGHCYGGGLQIALGGDYRIASSDAHFSIMEGKWGLIPDMAGNAPLSELMPYDQALKLAMTADVIDAKQARSFNLISEVANNPLQQAIDLAKRLIERSPDTVAANKRLYRRCWHSGKGRWLMLESIYQIKNMLGKNMKIAIKRQQQKDAKQEVSDEYQPRMRW; encoded by the coding sequence ATGGTTACCCTTGAGATTAAAAATACGATCGCTTTTGTCACACTTAATCGCCCTGACAAACTTAACGCCTTAAATATGCCAATGTTTAAGCAACTTGATAGCACGATTAAATCGTTACGTAAAAATCGGCAAGTTCGCGCGGTGATCGTTTCTGGCAGTGGGGCAAGTTTTTGTTCTGGTCTCGATATTAAAGCCATTATGAACTCGCCGAGTAACGTTATACGGTTGCTATTTAAATGGCTACCTTGGCAAGCAAACTTAGCACAACGTGTCAGTTATGGCTGGCGACAATTGCCCGTCCCAGTTATATTTGCTATCCACGGTCATTGCTATGGCGGTGGCTTACAAATTGCCTTAGGTGGGGACTATCGAATTGCCAGTAGTGATGCCCACTTTTCGATTATGGAAGGTAAATGGGGATTAATCCCCGACATGGCCGGTAATGCGCCTCTAAGTGAGCTGATGCCTTATGACCAAGCCCTTAAGCTCGCTATGACCGCTGATGTTATTGACGCGAAGCAAGCACGGTCATTTAATCTGATCAGTGAAGTTGCGAATAATCCACTACAACAGGCTATTGACCTAGCTAAGCGCTTAATCGAACGATCCCCCGACACCGTCGCTGCCAATAAACGCCTGTACCGTCGGTGTTGGCATAGTGGCAAAGGTCGTTGGCTAATGCTAGAAAGTATTTACCAAATAAAAAACATGCTCGGTAAAAACATGAAAATTGCCATCAAGCGGCAACAACAAAAAGATGCAAAGCAAGAGGTTAGTGACGAATATCAACCCAGAATGCGCTGGTAG
- a CDS encoding Hpt domain-containing protein, translating into MEHLNTVIISEYTEALGKDVFLQTLSLYEQQATNYFTDLATAIDHNDKQAWQKGCHTMKSAAGNMGLKALHQLLGDMEYTCANQQHMTDKLAEAKQLNNECLVQLKQFLA; encoded by the coding sequence ATGGAACATTTAAATACCGTAATTATTAGCGAATATACTGAGGCGCTTGGTAAAGATGTGTTTTTGCAGACGCTGAGTTTATATGAGCAGCAAGCAACAAATTATTTTACCGATTTAGCGACCGCCATCGATCATAACGACAAACAAGCATGGCAAAAAGGCTGTCACACGATGAAATCCGCAGCAGGCAATATGGGCCTAAAGGCGCTGCATCAATTATTAGGTGATATGGAATATACCTGTGCCAATCAACAGCACATGACTGACAAACTTGCCGAGGCTAAACAGCTAAACAACGAATGCTTGGTGCAGCTTAAACAGTTTTTAGCATGA
- a CDS encoding efflux RND transporter periplasmic adaptor subunit encodes MATKKQIILPIAILLAGVGGFSALSAMKKPPEEKKQVDTTPLVSVQHVVLEPLTLNVDSYGLVEPKYQTELVAQVSGQIVELADVFVRGGFVTKGQLLAQIDPNDYEAALMDAQASLASAKAALEQEIARGKVAEREWQRIKTSSPTNLSLRKPQLEQEMARVDAAEAAVKRAKRNLERTKIVAPYDAMIEARDIGLGSFVTVGSKLGHVLSVDVAEVRLPVADQKLQFLLNSGKGSNVLLTSQVSGKDMAWQARIARSEGVIDKQSRMNYLVAEIVDPYALESNKPVIRFGTYVNATIEGVAVDNAVLVPRHLVDEQQVATIDADNTLRYKSVDILRQQGDKVVITDGLTQGDMIITSALDFPVDGMKVSVLGAEQDTQTAEADTQVALKGDQ; translated from the coding sequence GTGGCCACTAAAAAACAGATTATTTTACCTATTGCTATTTTACTTGCCGGTGTGGGCGGATTTTCCGCACTCAGTGCAATGAAAAAGCCACCTGAAGAGAAAAAACAAGTCGATACCACACCGTTGGTGTCGGTACAGCATGTTGTGTTAGAGCCGTTAACCTTAAACGTTGATTCGTACGGTTTAGTCGAACCGAAATACCAAACCGAATTGGTTGCCCAAGTATCAGGGCAAATCGTTGAACTTGCTGATGTATTCGTACGCGGCGGGTTTGTAACGAAAGGCCAGTTGTTAGCGCAAATTGATCCAAACGATTACGAAGCAGCTTTGATGGATGCACAAGCATCACTGGCATCGGCCAAAGCCGCGCTTGAGCAAGAGATCGCCCGTGGTAAAGTTGCCGAGCGAGAATGGCAACGCATCAAAACCAGTTCGCCAACCAACTTAAGCTTGCGTAAACCACAATTAGAGCAAGAAATGGCTCGTGTTGATGCTGCAGAGGCTGCGGTTAAGCGTGCTAAACGTAATCTCGAGCGCACTAAAATTGTCGCCCCATACGATGCGATGATAGAAGCGCGCGATATCGGTTTAGGCTCGTTCGTGACCGTCGGCAGTAAATTAGGCCATGTACTTAGCGTTGATGTCGCAGAAGTTCGTTTGCCGGTTGCGGATCAAAAGTTACAGTTTTTACTAAACAGTGGTAAAGGATCTAATGTCCTGTTAACGAGCCAAGTGTCGGGCAAAGATATGGCTTGGCAAGCGCGCATTGCTCGCAGCGAAGGCGTGATTGATAAGCAATCTCGTATGAATTATCTTGTCGCAGAAATTGTTGATCCGTATGCATTAGAGAGCAACAAACCTGTGATTCGTTTTGGTACCTACGTTAACGCGACTATTGAAGGTGTTGCGGTTGATAACGCGGTGCTAGTCCCACGTCATTTAGTCGATGAACAGCAAGTAGCCACCATCGATGCCGATAATACCTTACGTTATAAAAGCGTTGATATTTTGCGTCAGCAAGGCGATAAAGTGGTTATTACCGACGGTTTGACGCAAGGCGATATGATCATCACTTCAGCACTCGATTTCCCTGTTGATGGCATGAAAGTATCCGTACTCGGTGCAGAGCAAGATACGCAGACAGCAGAGGCAGACACGCAAGTTGCTCTGAAAGGTGACCAGTAA